The Streptomyces sp. NBC_00510 genomic interval ATGTCAGCGGCCCGCGCCCAGTCCCGGAACAGGGTCAAAACTTCCGCGAGGTTCTCTGGTCCGCAGGCAGCGTGGAACGCATGCTGTGAGCGCCATGTCTCAACCCAATCATCGTCACTGCGCTCGATGCTCTGCTTCGAGTAGGTGCAGCGTTCGAGGACCGTCCCGCCGATCTCGATCCGGACAGTCCACCCCGGGTTGTCGAGCGTTTCGATCTTGATCCCCCACTGGTGTTCCCAATCCCCATCACACTGGGCGAGGTACCACTCTTGGAGCCAAGCAAGGACGTCTGTCGATTCGCTCACGCGCCAAGGCTAGCTGGGGTAACCGGAGCCCTGAGCTTGGGAATCACCGGGCCTTGGGCCCCGGGTCGTGCTCTGACCAGCGCCAACGGCAGTTGGGGCGAACCATCGGGCTCGCCCCAGCATCCGTCGTTGACCGTGGTTTACCGCCCTCTCGGGCACGGAACGGGCACGGCGACCTTCTGATCCGTAGCTCTATGCGGATCGGTCGGTGACGGGCATACCGGTCGGGTGATAGCCCGACGAGGGCGCCGCTGGACAGGGCTGGTTGCTGTGGTTGCTGTACCGCTACCTCAGAGCCTGGCGAGCTGAGCGGGTGTTCTTGAACCAAGGGTGCTCATGTCCGGCGGTTGACCGAGCTGTAATACATGCAGGTCACTGGCTGGGTAGCACTATGCTGATCGCCCGGATGTAGCTCAAGGGGGCAGGCGTGACGAACATCACCGCAGCAATGTCAGTTGAGGTACGCCTCGCCACCGAGGAAGACCACCAGTGGCTTTACGAGCTGCACGAGCAAGCGCACAGGGCATTGGTCGAGCGGGTATACGGGCCTTGGAAGCAAGACCAGCAACGTGCTTTCTTCGTGCCTTTGGTGAGCGATCATGATGTGTTCATCTTCAGCAATGGTGACCGCCGAGTCGGCGCTGTCTACCTAGGTGAGCGCGACGGTGACGTGTGGCTTGAACTCGTCGAGATTCTTCCCGAACTTCAGCGCCGTGGCTACGGCACCCTCGCCTTGCGCTGGGTTGTGG includes:
- a CDS encoding GNAT family N-acetyltransferase, with amino-acid sequence MTNITAAMSVEVRLATEEDHQWLYELHEQAHRALVERVYGPWKQDQQRAFFVPLVSDHDVFIFSNGDRRVGAVYLGERDGDVWLELVEILPELQRRGYGTLALRWVVERAGKQGVGTLLQVHRVNEDAHRLYLAEGFSPAGETTTHHLLRKSFSAG
- a CDS encoding immunity 53 family protein; protein product: MSESTDVLAWLQEWYLAQCDGDWEHQWGIKIETLDNPGWTVRIEIGGTVLERCTYSKQSIERSDDDWVETWRSQHAFHAACGPENLAEVLTLFRDWARAADIRA